In Cronobacter sakazakii, the following are encoded in one genomic region:
- a CDS encoding helicase-related protein — protein sequence MSDNRFSAQAALATLKDFQCDTVDYVFERLFGENNTTRFLVADEVGLGKTLIARGVIARTLEHLQDKKDRVDIIYICSSAAIAGQNQKRLNLSGSEGFSLSTRLTYLPRQVSELRNNKVNFISLTSGTTFDHTVSREGHAGERAILYRILYDLPLGQGERRARLRTGLLNLLQARMGKASWRATAQGLRADELDNDLCRMFRREVLDDKPLYAQLKQGCEQFIRYRDSSRIPPDDTQLRLRLIMALRQKLAFVCLKALKPDLVILDEFQRFKHLLDAEDDTARLATALFEQKEARVLLLSATPYKMFTLDNETGEDDHYPDFIRTLSFLMRDPAQVNHVSALLSAHRAALHAGMPEGEKARLQDALLRVMCRTERISDTRDRNAMLVEVPRIAPLQAADIRHIRAVDAVAACVDSGDLVEYWKSTPHLLNFLKRYALRNKLDAAIDAPSPALSAALRAARDEWLTPGQLDDYQPLEPGNARMRLLFEDTIDNGLWQLLWMPPSLPYYTPGGVWQGKSHLTKTLIFSCWNAVPDAIATLCSYEAERRMVSGASVTHRELYQKIKPLLRFAKASADDRLTGMPVMAWLMPSPVLATAIDPLTMACAGNNGPLPLETVLEAARDICETLVAALPSSPAEGKADPRWYWAAPVLLDAQGGLLAWCKDPQGWRALVTPDADDDSHFTAHLEQLTDAAEGRLTLGPKPDDLVDVLALFALGGPGTCALRALQRLDPQTSCDSMALLTGAATIASGFRTLFNMPETIAMLRGASEETYWRLTLKYGVEGNLQSMLDEYVHTLRESPGVQGSGVAAQVATLSAHIQSVLSLRVSRLHLDALEANDAGFERVEFSTRCRFALRFGDIRDDNNDALVRAESVRDAFNSPFRPFVLASTSIGQEGLDFHTWCHAVMHWNLPANPVDLEQREGRVHRYKGHAVRKNIAHAYGIASLKGHNAGDPWQTLFARAAQDRAPGQSELIPYWIFENGPARVERRIPVLPYSRETGKLKRLKQGLALYRLAFGQPRQEDLLSSLSHNAPISEDALAGGLISLKPPGRSGKA from the coding sequence ATGTCTGATAATCGATTTTCTGCGCAGGCAGCGCTGGCCACGCTGAAAGATTTTCAGTGTGATACGGTCGATTATGTGTTTGAGCGGCTGTTTGGCGAAAACAACACCACGCGGTTTCTTGTCGCCGATGAAGTCGGGCTTGGCAAGACATTGATTGCACGGGGCGTTATCGCCAGAACGCTGGAACATCTGCAGGATAAAAAAGATCGTGTCGATATCATCTATATCTGCTCCAGCGCGGCGATTGCTGGTCAGAATCAAAAAAGGCTCAATCTCAGCGGCTCGGAAGGGTTCTCGCTCTCTACCCGGCTGACCTATCTGCCACGGCAGGTCAGCGAGCTGCGCAATAATAAAGTTAACTTTATCAGCCTGACGTCAGGCACAACCTTCGACCATACCGTAAGCCGTGAAGGCCATGCGGGAGAGCGCGCCATTTTGTACCGGATTTTGTATGACCTCCCGCTGGGCCAGGGCGAGCGACGCGCCCGGTTGCGTACAGGGCTGTTAAATCTTCTACAGGCGCGAATGGGAAAAGCGAGCTGGCGCGCCACCGCGCAGGGGCTGCGGGCTGATGAACTGGATAATGACCTCTGCCGGATGTTCCGACGCGAAGTGCTCGACGATAAACCGCTTTACGCGCAGCTTAAGCAGGGTTGCGAGCAGTTTATACGTTACCGTGACAGCAGCCGGATCCCGCCAGACGATACGCAGTTACGGCTTCGGCTTATCATGGCGCTGCGTCAGAAACTGGCTTTCGTTTGTCTGAAGGCCCTGAAGCCCGATCTGGTGATCCTCGATGAGTTTCAGCGGTTTAAGCATCTACTGGACGCTGAAGACGATACCGCGCGGCTCGCCACAGCCCTGTTTGAACAGAAGGAGGCGCGTGTTCTGCTGCTTTCCGCCACGCCTTATAAAATGTTCACGCTGGATAACGAAACCGGGGAAGACGATCATTACCCGGATTTTATCCGCACACTGTCATTTCTGATGCGCGATCCGGCGCAGGTCAACCACGTCAGCGCGCTGCTTTCCGCTCACCGGGCCGCACTGCATGCCGGTATGCCTGAAGGTGAAAAAGCACGTCTTCAGGATGCGCTTTTGCGTGTGATGTGCCGCACCGAAAGGATTTCTGATACCCGCGACCGTAACGCCATGCTCGTTGAAGTTCCCCGCATAGCGCCGCTGCAGGCCGCGGATATCCGGCATATTCGTGCCGTTGATGCGGTTGCGGCCTGTGTGGACTCAGGCGATCTGGTGGAGTACTGGAAATCGACGCCCCATTTGCTCAACTTTCTGAAGCGCTATGCGCTGCGTAATAAACTTGATGCGGCTATCGATGCGCCGTCACCTGCGCTCTCTGCGGCGCTGAGAGCGGCCCGCGATGAGTGGCTGACGCCCGGTCAGCTGGATGATTACCAGCCGCTTGAACCCGGCAACGCGCGGATGCGGCTTCTTTTTGAAGACACCATCGATAACGGGCTCTGGCAACTGTTATGGATGCCGCCATCGCTTCCGTATTACACACCAGGCGGCGTCTGGCAGGGGAAAAGCCATCTTACCAAGACGCTTATCTTCTCCTGCTGGAATGCGGTGCCGGATGCTATCGCCACGCTCTGCTCTTATGAGGCAGAGCGCCGGATGGTCAGCGGCGCGTCGGTGACGCATCGCGAGCTTTATCAGAAAATCAAACCGCTGTTGCGGTTTGCGAAAGCCAGCGCGGACGACCGTCTGACCGGTATGCCAGTCATGGCATGGCTGATGCCCTCACCGGTCCTGGCGACGGCGATTGATCCACTCACGATGGCCTGTGCCGGGAATAACGGCCCGCTCCCGCTGGAAACCGTGCTGGAAGCCGCCCGTGACATCTGCGAGACGCTTGTCGCCGCTTTACCCTCCAGCCCGGCGGAGGGCAAAGCCGATCCGCGCTGGTACTGGGCTGCGCCGGTGCTGCTCGATGCGCAGGGCGGGCTACTGGCGTGGTGTAAAGATCCACAAGGCTGGCGGGCGCTGGTGACGCCTGATGCGGATGACGACTCCCACTTCACCGCGCATCTGGAACAGCTGACAGACGCCGCCGAGGGACGCCTTACGCTCGGGCCGAAGCCAGACGATCTGGTGGACGTGCTCGCGCTGTTCGCGCTTGGCGGGCCTGGTACCTGCGCATTGCGTGCGTTACAGAGGCTGGATCCGCAGACGTCGTGCGACAGCATGGCCCTTCTCACCGGTGCGGCGACCATCGCCTCGGGGTTCAGAACCCTGTTCAACATGCCGGAGACCATTGCGATGCTGCGTGGCGCAAGTGAGGAGACCTACTGGCGTTTAACGCTGAAATATGGAGTTGAGGGCAATCTGCAATCCATGCTGGATGAATATGTCCATACGCTCCGGGAATCGCCTGGCGTGCAGGGATCTGGCGTCGCGGCACAGGTGGCCACCCTGTCCGCGCATATCCAGTCTGTTCTATCGTTGCGTGTCTCCCGGCTGCATCTGGACGCGCTGGAGGCTAACGATGCGGGCTTTGAGCGTGTAGAGTTTTCGACCCGCTGCCGCTTTGCGCTGCGGTTTGGTGATATCCGGGATGACAATAACGACGCGCTGGTACGGGCAGAAAGCGTTCGCGATGCTTTCAATTCGCCGTTTCGCCCGTTTGTACTGGCTTCCACGTCCATTGGCCAGGAAGGGCTCGATTTTCATACGTGGTGCCATGCGGTGATGCACTGGAATCTTCCTGCAAATCCTGTCGATTTAGAGCAACGCGAGGGCCGGGTGCATCGTTACAAAGGGCATGCGGTGCGGAAAAATATCGCGCATGCTTATGGCATAGCGAGCCTTAAGGGCCACAACGCGGGCGACCCGTGGCAAACCCTTTTTGCGCGGGCAGCGCAGGACAGAGCGCCTGGGCAGTCCGAACTTATCCCTTACTGGATCTTTGAGAACGGCCCGGCGCGCGTGGAGCGCCGTATTCCCGTGCTGCCTTACAGCCGGGAAACCGGCAAGCTCAAAAGACTGAAGCAGGGGCTCGCGTTGTATCGCCTGGCGTTCGGACAGCCGAGACAGGAGGACTTACTCTCAAGTCTCAGCCATAACGCCCCGATCTCTGAAGACGCCCTTGCCGGCGGGCTGATATCACTTAAGCCGCCCGGCCGGTCCGGTAAAGCGTAA